The Amycolatopsis umgeniensis DNA segment CCGAACGCCTCCGGACGCAGAAGCGCGCCCAGCACCGCCCCGATCAGGAAGATCACCGAGACCTCGAGGTACACCGCGCCCTCGTCGGCGCGACTCGACGAGTAGTCGATCAGCTCGCCGGCCTGGATCGCCAGCCCGGTCGTGGCGACCAGGGCGAGCACGAGGGCGGCCACGGCGAAACCGTCACGGGGTCTGCCCAGTCCCAGCCGGAAACCGCGGTCACGCCGCACCGCCACCAAGGCGCAGACCGCCGCGACGAACAGGCATCCGCCTGCGAGCACGTAGACAGGAGCGCCGAGCGGGATCGCCATGAGCAACGCCAGCCCGCAGACCGATCCTGGACCGATCATCCGGCGCGTCTTCGGGACGAACATCGCGACCGCCCCACCCGAAACGAGGGCGAAGTACGGGATCGTGGTCCAGCCTCCGTCCTCGAAGAAGTCTTCCACGTCCTTGCCGAGGGTGAACGCGATGACCACCAGGAAGATCGCGGCCGCGATCGCGAACCCGCCCGCCACCCGGGTGAACGGATCGGCCGTGGCGCGCGGTGCCACGGATTCGGCCCGCCGCGCGGGTTCGGGCGGCGGCGGGGGAACGAGAACCGGCTCGGGTTCCGGCGCGGGCGCGGGTTCCTGGACGACCTGCCCTTCGACCCGGACCGTGGTTTCACCGGTCGGCCCGGTCACGGTGACCCGCCCGTCGAAAGCCCCGATCTCCGCCAGGTCCAGGGAAATCTCGGCCCCGTCGCCGACTTCGGTCACCCGCAGCCAGGAGTGCGACGACGAGAAACGGCAGGCCCGCGCGATCGGCGGCCCTTCCAGCCGGATCCGCGCCACCGGCCGCGTTCCCCGGACGACTTCGCCGAACCGGAGTTCTCCGGGTTCGGCGCGCACCCTCGCCTCCCGCCGCGCCAGTGCCGCGGCCTCGGCGATGTGCTGGATGTCGGTCTGCGCCATCGTGGTGAGGACTTCGTGGGCTCCGATGGCGACGGGGAGGTTCTCACTCGTCAGCCGCCGCTGGAGTTCCGTCACCGCGCCGAGGCGGGTGAACATGTTCGGATCCTCGCTCGCCGCGCGCAGATCGGCGGGGACCGGCGACGGCTTGATCCGGCGGCGTCTGCTCCGGGCCAGGTACAGCTCGCCCTGCATCTCGATGTCGCGGCTGGGCGTCTGGTTCGGGTTCCGCTCGCGGACGCTGTCGAACAGATAGTCGTAAAGCTCGCTGAGCGCGATCCAGCCGTCCTCGTCGCGGTCGGCGTCCCCCGTCCGGAGACCGTCGACCAGCGCGGAAGTGAACACCGAAGGCCGGGCGTGTTCGTCGGCGAGGTGATCGCCCTCGAAGGCGTACTCGATGGAGTTCGACGCGGTGATCACCGCACGGCCGCGGCCGCCGAAACCGCCGCCGGGGAACGCGTCGAGAACGTTGACGTCCCCGGAGGCGCGCACCGCGACCCCTTGGCTGAAAGCGCCGCCGTAGCAGCAGTCCAGCAGGAGGACGATGCTCCGCGACCGGCTCATCCGCATGCAGCGCTGGACGAAATCGGCGGGGACGGCACTCGACGCCAGCCGTTCCGGCCGCGTGTTGCGGGCGGCGAAGAACAGCTCGCCCGACTCGCTTTTCAAGCCGTGGCAGGAGAAATGCACCAGCAGGACGTCGTCCGGCGCACTGTCGGCGAACAGGTCTTCGACCCGGCTCGCGATCACGTGCGCCGTCTCGTCGCGCACCACCTGGACGTCGAACTCGCTGACGCCGCGGTCGGCGAGGACCTCGGCGAGTGCCTCGGCGTCGGCCGCCGGGGACCGCAGAGAACTCAACCCGGGGTTGTCGTACTCCCCGTTGGCGATGATCAGGGCCCGCCGCTCGCCGGTCATGACGACGAATGCCTGCTCACGAAGAGGTCGACGAGTTTGTCCTGATCGGTGATGGTCGCTTCGGTCAGCTCCAGCACGTCGCCGTCGATCTCGAGGCGCACCGTGCGTTTCACCCGACCGCCGCGCGAAAGCCATTCCCGCACGGCTGCGACGACCGAGCGCAGGCCATCGGCGGATTTCCCCAGGGTGACCAGCAGCCCGCCCGCCGTCACGACGTCGAATCCGCGCGAGCCGGGCGGCGCCGGACCGGCGGGCAGCGCCTTGACGTCGGCGACCCCGCGCTCGATCAGTTCCCCACGGAGGTACCCGGCGAGTTGCTCGACGCGCTCCGCGTCGGCCCCGTCCTCACCGAGCTGGACCCGCACCGCTGACGTCATCCCCGGCCTCCCTCGCCCGCACAGAACGAGGCTGTGCGGAACAAGCACACGCCTGTGCCCGCCCGGCGGCAAGGTCCGATCGGGCAGAGATGTTCACGTCAGCTTTTTTCCAGGTACTCCACACGATCTTCGTCGACGACGTCGGCGATCATATGCGCCAGCCCCAGGTAATTCCCCAATGCCGGGTCCTTTTCGACTATTTCCAACGCACGGGCCCTCGCCTCGGCGATGACCTCTTCGTCCTGCAGCAGCGACAGCAGTTTCAGGGTCGACTTCTTCCCCGACTGCGCGGCGCCGAGGATGTCGCCCTCGCGGCGCAGTTCCAAGTCCATTCTGGACAGTTCGAAGCCGTCCGTCGTGGACTCGACGGCGGCCAGCCGCTCCCGGGTCGTCGTCCCGTCGAGGGTTTCGGTGACCAGCAGGCACAGCCCCGGCACACTGCCCCGGCCGACCCGGCCGCGCAACTGGTGCAGCTGGCTGATGCCGAACCGGTCGGCGTCCATGATCACCATCGCCGTCGCGTTCGGCACGTTCACGCCGACCTCGATCACGGTGGTCGCGACGAGCACGTCCAGGTCGCCCTTGGAGAACGCCTGCATCACGGCGTCCTTGTCGTCGGCGGGCATCCGGCCGTGCAGGGCCGCGATCTTCAAGCCCTTCAACGGTCCTTCGGCCAGCTCGGGCGCCACCTCGAGGACAGCGAGCGCCGGCCGCTTGTCGCCCTTGTCCGACGCCGGTTCGTCGCCGATGCGCGGGCAGACGATGTACGCCTGGTGCCCCTTGCCGCATTCCTCGCGGACCCGCTGCCACGCCCTGTCCAGCCACGCGGGCCGCTCCGCGACCGGCACGACCGACGTCTTGATCGGCGACCGGCCGACCGGCATCTCGCGCAGCGCGGAAATCTCCAGATCGCCGTAGACGGTCATCGCGACTGTACGCGGGATGGGCGTCGCCGTCATGACGAGCACGTGCGGGCTGGTCTCGTCGGCGCCGCGGGAGCGCAGCGCGTCCCGTTGCTCGACGCCGAAGCGGTGCTGCTCGTCGACCACGGCCAGACCGAGGTCCGCGAAGGACACCGTGTCCTGGATCAGCGCGTGCGTGCCGACGACGATCCCCGCCTCGCCGCTGACCGTTTCCAGCAACGCCTTCTTGCGTTCTTTGGCGCCCATCGAACCGGTCAGCAGGGTCACGCGCGTCGCGTTCTCCGCGCCGCCGAGCTCACCCGCCTGCCCGAGGTCGCCGAGCATCTCGCGCAGCGACCGGGCGTGCTGCGCGGCGAGGACCTCCGTCGGCGCGAGCATCGCCGCCTGCCGTCCGGAGTCCACGACCTGCAGCATGGCGCGCAGCGCGACCACGGTCTTGCCGGAGCCGACCTCGCCCTGCAGCAACCGGTTCATCGGATGCTCGGTGGACAGGTCGCGTGAGATCTCCTCGCCGATCTCCTGCTGGCCCGACGTCAACGCGAACGGGAGCCGTTTGTCGAAGGCTTCGAGGATGCCGCCTTCGGTGTGCGGACAGGCTTTCGCCGGCCGGGAGACCAGGGAATGCCGTCGCTGCGCGAAAATCAGCTGCACCGCCATGGCTTCGTCCCATTTGAGCCTGCGGCGCGCGGAGTTCAGCGCGTCCCAGCCCGACGGGCGGTGGATGCCGCGCAGCGCGCTTTCCAGACTGGGCAAGCCGTACTGGGCGAGCAGCTCCATCGGCATCGGGTCCTCGTCGACCTCAAGCACGTCCAGCACCTGGCGCACGCTCTTGGCGATCACCCAGGTCGGGATCCCCTGCGCGGCCGGGTACACGGGGATGATCTCGGCGAGGAAGTCGTCCATCGCCTCGGCCTGGCGCTCGGCGTCGAACAGCTCGTACTCAGGGTTCGCCAGCTGCAGGACGTCGCGGAAGGCGGTGACCTTGCCCGCGAAGAGGCCGTTCTTGCCGGGCACGAGGTCCTTCTCACGCCAAGCCTGGTTGAAGAAGGTGCACTGCAGGCGGCGTTTGCCGTCGGTGATCACCATTTCGAGCAAGGTGCCGCTGCGCGCCTTCATCCGGCGTTTGTTGACCCGCTCGATACGCGCCATCACCGTCGCGTGCTCACCGAGTTCGAGACCGGCGATGTCGGTGAGCTGGCCGCGTTCGGCGTAGCGGCGCGGATAGTGGCGCAGCAGATCGCTGACCGTCTCGATCTTGAGGCCCTTGGCGAGCGCCTTCGCCGTCGCCGCGCCCACGACCAGCTTGAGGTCCGCGCGCAGGTTCGTCATCCGGTCACTCCACCCCCATCAGCAGCACGGCGTCGGTCTGGCCGCCGGCGTAACTCGTCAACTCGACCTCGGGATGTTCCAGGCGGAGCTGATCGGCCAGCTCACCGGGCAACCGGACCGGGACGTCGACGCCGGTCAGCACGGTGACCAGCTCGCCGCCGAGGGCCAGCATCCGGTTCAGCACACCGACCGCCGCCGCGACCAGGCTCGTCTCCGAGGCGGGCGCGGGCTCGATCAGCACGACCTCGCCGTCGACGAGACCGACGACGTCACCGGCCTGCGCCCGGCCCACCCAGGTTAGCGACTCTTCCCGCGCGATCCGCAGCTCGCCACGCCTGGTGGCGGCGGCCGCTTCGGCCATCGCGACCACGTCGTCGTTGGTGCGGCGGTCCTTGTCGTGCACGGCCAGCGCGGCGAGCACCTGAACGGGTGACACGCACGGGATGACGACGACGTCGCGATCCGCGGCCATCGCGTGACCGGCCGCCGCGTCGGCCGCGGCGGTCAGCTGCTGACCGCCGGGGAGGACGGTGACGTGGTGCCCGGCGGCCTCGTTGATCAGGCCCAGCATCTCCTCGACCGTCGGCGACACCCCCGGCGGCACGGACAGCACCGCGACCCCCTCGGCCCGCAGCAGTTCGGCGAGCGGCCCGCCGTGGACCACGGCGACCACCGAACGGTCGATACCGCCGCCGACCTCGACCGGCGTGGGCGTGATCAACGGCTCGACCCGGACCTTGCGCGGGCGGCCCAGCTCGATCCCGGCCTCCAGGGCCGCGCCGATGTCCGCGCAATGCACGTGGACCGCGTACGCGCCGGCGCCGTCACCGGCCACCGTGACGCTGTCGCCGAGGCCGCTGAGGGTCTTGCGAAGCGCGGGGAGACTGCCTTCGTCGACGCCGTCGAGGAGGTACATGACCTCCCAGGCCGTCGGCGCGTCGATCGTGTGATGGTGATGCGCCTCGAGCGGATGCTCCGGTTCGGTGAGACCGCCGGAGATCACGCCGGAAAGGGCGTCGAGAACCGCGACCAGCCCGCGGGCACCCGCGTCGACCACCCCGGCCACCGCCAGGACGGGCAACTGCTTGGGGGTCTCTTCCAGGGCCTCGGCGGCGACGCTCGCCGCGGTGGCGGCCACCTCTTCGAGTGACCCGGTCGCGTCGCGGACTGTCGCGGCGACGGTGTGGAGGACGGTCAGGATGGTCCCGGCGACCGGACGGCTCACCGCCCCCGTGGCCGCCCTGTCCGCGCACCCGAGCGCGTCCGCGAGCCCGGGCCCGTCGAGCTCCCTCGCCGCCGCCGACTCCGCGATCCCGCGCACGACCTGCGACATGATCACGCCCGAGTTGCCCTTGGCCGCCGCGACCGCGCCCTTGGCGAACGCCGCCAGCGCCTCGGCGGTGGTCCCTGGCTCCGCCTCTGCCAGCGCGTCGCGCGCCGCCGTCATGGTGAACAGCAGGTTGGAGCCGGTATCGGAGTCGGCGACCGGGTAGACGTTGATGCCGTCGATGGCGGGCCGCAGCACCGACAGGCTGTGCACACAGGCCGCCGACCAAGCCGAGACCGCCGCCACGTCCAGCACCCGCACTCCGTAACCTCCTAGCTGTTCCAGCGAGGGTATCGACCCGGTGCCGGAGGGCTCTGAGCCACTGGTTACTATGGTCGAGTTGCCCAGCATGCTGGGCACCATTCTTTCGTCCCAGATCCAGAGGAGTTCGACGTGGCTGCCGTGTGCGACGTCTGTGGCAAGGGACCGGGCTTTGGCAAGTCGGTCTCGCACTCCCACCGGCGTACCAACCGCCGGTGGAACCCGAACATCCAGACCGTTCACGCCAAGATCGGTCTGTCCCAGCGCAAGCGCCTGAACGCCTGCACCTCGTGCATCAAGGCGGGCAAGGTCGTTCGCGGCTGAGCCGGGTTTTTGGGGAATGGCGGGTGCTCTTCGGAGCACCCGCCATTTTTTATGGGCGGGGTGGTTCCCCGTCCGGCGCCGGGTGTCTTAGGTACCTATCTGGATTCTGGTCGCTGTTGGTCGTGGGTCCGGTCCGTGAAGGCCTCCTTACCTACCCTGAAGGTAGTGAAGGAGGCCTTCACGGCCTTGCGGATCGCCACGCCTGCCCCACGCGCACCAGCAGTCACTGCGGTGCCGCGTGAAGGACCCCTTCACGCGGCTCAGCCGAGGGAACTCGACCTTCACACCTTCCCCAAGTACATGAAGGCGACCAGGGAGCCGCGCCGTGGTGGGTCGTGAGTGGCGTTTCGGGTTGGGGCCAAGCGTGTCTCAGGTACCTACGGTCGGCGGTTTCGCGTGATTGGATGGACAACTCGCGTGATTGGACGGCCGACTCGCGGTGAGACCCCGGCCGCGCGCGTGTGGCCCGTCCAATCACGCGAGTTGCCCGTCTGATCACACGTGACGTCCACGCAATCACGTGAAGTACCGAGTCGGCCGGCCACGCTCACCCCGCGCTCCCAAGTACATGAAGGCCCCCTTCATGTACTTCAAGCGGCAGTCAGGGGAGCTTCCAGTCCACGGGACCGGCGCCCTGGTCGGCGAGCAGCTGGTTCGCCCGGCTGAACGGACGCGAGCCGAAGAAGCCGGCGTGCGCCGAAAGCGGGCTCGGGTGCGCCGACTCGATGCACGGCACCTTCCCCAGCATCGGCTTCAGGTTCCGCGCGTTGCGGCCCCACAGGATCGCCACCATCGGCTCGTCCCGCGCGGCGAGGGCCTTGATGGCCTGTTCGGTGACGTCTTCCCAGCCCTTGCCCTGATGCGAGTTGGACTTGCCGGGCTGCACCGTCAGCGCCCTGTTGAGCAGCAGGACTCCCTGGTCGGCCCACGGGGTCAGATCGCCGTTCGACGGCGACGGGTGCCCGAGGTCCTCGCAGTACTCCTTGTAGATGTTGATCAGGCTCTTCGGGATCGGCCGGACGTCCGGCGCCACCGAAAAGCTCAGGCCGACGGCGTGCCCGGGCGTCGGATACGGGTCCTGGCCGACGATCAGCACCCGGACGTCGTGGAACGGCTGCTGGAAGGCCCGCAGCACGTGTTCACCCGCCGGGAGATAGGTCCGGCCCGCGCCGATCTCCGCGCGGAGGAATTCCCCCATCGCGGCGACCTGCGGCGCCACCGGTTCGAGGGCCTGCGCCCAGCCTGCTTCGACGATGTCCTGCAGCGGTCGTGCGGTCACGGCGAGCGAGCTTACCCAGGCCGGTCGAAGGTCGTTTTCCCGGCCGGTTGAGACCGCGGTCACAAGCTCGTATCCTGGCCCGGCGGAGAACGACGTTCGCGCCAAGGCGTCGTGATCTCCCCACCGGCTGCCTGCCCGGTCTAGCAGGTTTGTGAGATGTGGTGTTCCGCCTGGCCTACCTCCAAGGGTCACCCGGGGCCGGGGCACCCGAAGCACGAGCAAGCAGGTCCGCACACCAACCCTGACCGGCTGGTGGGGATGCCCCGGGACTCGTCGGCAGGTGAGGGCTGGGCTGTGCCGTTCGAGAGCTTCTTCGTCCGTCTGCTCGGGATGTCCGTTCCCGCGCTGCTGGTGACGGCGGGCATCCTCCTGCTGATCTTCCTCGCGGGCTGGCTGACCCAGCGTCAGCAGTTGCGCAACGGCAAAGGCGCCCCGTTCAAGATCAGGCTGCCCTTCTATCACGTCGAATCGGGAAAGGCCGAGGACGCGGAACCGCCGGACAAGTCCTAGTCGAGCCGCCGGAGTTCGACCCGGAACCGGGC contains these protein-coding regions:
- the rpmB gene encoding 50S ribosomal protein L28 — encoded protein: MAAVCDVCGKGPGFGKSVSHSHRRTNRRWNPNIQTVHAKIGLSQRKRLNACTSCIKAGKVVRG
- the recG gene encoding ATP-dependent DNA helicase RecG — encoded protein: MTNLRADLKLVVGAATAKALAKGLKIETVSDLLRHYPRRYAERGQLTDIAGLELGEHATVMARIERVNKRRMKARSGTLLEMVITDGKRRLQCTFFNQAWREKDLVPGKNGLFAGKVTAFRDVLQLANPEYELFDAERQAEAMDDFLAEIIPVYPAAQGIPTWVIAKSVRQVLDVLEVDEDPMPMELLAQYGLPSLESALRGIHRPSGWDALNSARRRLKWDEAMAVQLIFAQRRHSLVSRPAKACPHTEGGILEAFDKRLPFALTSGQQEIGEEISRDLSTEHPMNRLLQGEVGSGKTVVALRAMLQVVDSGRQAAMLAPTEVLAAQHARSLREMLGDLGQAGELGGAENATRVTLLTGSMGAKERKKALLETVSGEAGIVVGTHALIQDTVSFADLGLAVVDEQHRFGVEQRDALRSRGADETSPHVLVMTATPIPRTVAMTVYGDLEISALREMPVGRSPIKTSVVPVAERPAWLDRAWQRVREECGKGHQAYIVCPRIGDEPASDKGDKRPALAVLEVAPELAEGPLKGLKIAALHGRMPADDKDAVMQAFSKGDLDVLVATTVIEVGVNVPNATAMVIMDADRFGISQLHQLRGRVGRGSVPGLCLLVTETLDGTTTRERLAAVESTTDGFELSRMDLELRREGDILGAAQSGKKSTLKLLSLLQDEEVIAEARARALEIVEKDPALGNYLGLAHMIADVVDEDRVEYLEKS
- a CDS encoding uracil-DNA glycosylase, which gives rise to MTARPLQDIVEAGWAQALEPVAPQVAAMGEFLRAEIGAGRTYLPAGEHVLRAFQQPFHDVRVLIVGQDPYPTPGHAVGLSFSVAPDVRPIPKSLINIYKEYCEDLGHPSPSNGDLTPWADQGVLLLNRALTVQPGKSNSHQGKGWEDVTEQAIKALAARDEPMVAILWGRNARNLKPMLGKVPCIESAHPSPLSAHAGFFGSRPFSRANQLLADQGAGPVDWKLP
- a CDS encoding DAK2 domain-containing protein encodes the protein MRVLDVAAVSAWSAACVHSLSVLRPAIDGINVYPVADSDTGSNLLFTMTAARDALAEAEPGTTAEALAAFAKGAVAAAKGNSGVIMSQVVRGIAESAAARELDGPGLADALGCADRAATGAVSRPVAGTILTVLHTVAATVRDATGSLEEVAATAASVAAEALEETPKQLPVLAVAGVVDAGARGLVAVLDALSGVISGGLTEPEHPLEAHHHHTIDAPTAWEVMYLLDGVDEGSLPALRKTLSGLGDSVTVAGDGAGAYAVHVHCADIGAALEAGIELGRPRKVRVEPLITPTPVEVGGGIDRSVVAVVHGGPLAELLRAEGVAVLSVPPGVSPTVEEMLGLINEAAGHHVTVLPGGQQLTAAADAAAGHAMAADRDVVVIPCVSPVQVLAALAVHDKDRRTNDDVVAMAEAAAATRRGELRIAREESLTWVGRAQAGDVVGLVDGEVVLIEPAPASETSLVAAAVGVLNRMLALGGELVTVLTGVDVPVRLPGELADQLRLEHPEVELTSYAGGQTDAVLLMGVE
- a CDS encoding caspase family protein, translated to MTGERRALIIANGEYDNPGLSSLRSPAADAEALAEVLADRGVSEFDVQVVRDETAHVIASRVEDLFADSAPDDVLLVHFSCHGLKSESGELFFAARNTRPERLASSAVPADFVQRCMRMSRSRSIVLLLDCCYGGAFSQGVAVRASGDVNVLDAFPGGGFGGRGRAVITASNSIEYAFEGDHLADEHARPSVFTSALVDGLRTGDADRDEDGWIALSELYDYLFDSVRERNPNQTPSRDIEMQGELYLARSRRRRIKPSPVPADLRAASEDPNMFTRLGAVTELQRRLTSENLPVAIGAHEVLTTMAQTDIQHIAEAAALARREARVRAEPGELRFGEVVRGTRPVARIRLEGPPIARACRFSSSHSWLRVTEVGDGAEISLDLAEIGAFDGRVTVTGPTGETTVRVEGQVVQEPAPAPEPEPVLVPPPPPEPARRAESVAPRATADPFTRVAGGFAIAAAIFLVVIAFTLGKDVEDFFEDGGWTTIPYFALVSGGAVAMFVPKTRRMIGPGSVCGLALLMAIPLGAPVYVLAGGCLFVAAVCALVAVRRDRGFRLGLGRPRDGFAVAALVLALVATTGLAIQAGELIDYSSSRADEGAVYLEVSVIFLIGAVLGALLRPEAFGIAFLGGVTGGGIVMVCVLVYALPSSSSVTGAGWGIALGAVLALAAVTAFAAFGKTAKA